A section of the Spirosoma pollinicola genome encodes:
- the dnaN gene encoding DNA polymerase III subunit beta: protein MKFIVSSSVLLKNLQHINGVVATNPIVPILENFLFRIEVGPDLSGGTLTVTASDLQTTMTTQIPVEASESGSIAIPAKLLLDTLRSLPEQPVTVNIDTETFGTEILTDNGRYKLSGENPIDFPKLPTVNKNMSVDMSSDILLSAINNTVFATSTDDLRPAMTGVLLQLNDDNATFVATDGHRLIRYRRTDLNASASTSIIIPRKALQLLKASLPENVPVTAEFSQANASFTFGPTQLICRLIDERFPDYENAIPTNNPNVMTIGRTDLLNSLKRIMIYANRTTHQIRLSLKTNSLTISAEDLDYSNEANEKLLCDYDGDAMEIGFNAKLMAEVLSNLSAKMISLEMSAPNRAGLLIPADKEENEDILMLVMPVMLNTYA, encoded by the coding sequence ATGAAATTCATAGTTTCCTCGTCTGTACTGCTTAAAAACTTACAGCATATTAACGGCGTCGTAGCCACGAATCCGATTGTTCCTATCCTCGAAAACTTCCTGTTTCGCATTGAAGTTGGGCCGGACTTATCTGGCGGAACACTTACCGTGACGGCGTCGGATTTACAAACGACGATGACCACGCAGATTCCGGTAGAAGCCAGCGAAAGCGGCTCCATTGCCATTCCGGCAAAATTACTATTGGATACCCTCCGCAGCCTGCCTGAGCAACCCGTTACGGTCAATATCGATACCGAGACGTTTGGTACCGAAATCCTGACCGATAACGGTCGGTACAAACTCTCCGGCGAAAACCCGATCGACTTCCCGAAACTGCCAACTGTTAACAAAAATATGTCGGTCGATATGTCGTCTGATATATTGCTCAGCGCCATCAACAACACCGTTTTTGCAACCAGCACCGACGATCTGCGCCCAGCCATGACGGGGGTGTTGCTCCAACTGAACGACGATAATGCCACGTTCGTAGCTACCGACGGCCACCGGCTTATTCGCTATCGCCGAACCGACCTGAACGCGTCGGCCAGCACATCGATCATTATTCCCCGGAAGGCACTGCAACTACTGAAGGCTTCGCTGCCCGAGAACGTACCCGTTACGGCTGAGTTCAGCCAGGCGAATGCGTCGTTCACGTTTGGGCCAACGCAGTTGATCTGCCGCCTGATTGATGAGCGTTTCCCCGATTACGAAAACGCCATTCCAACCAACAATCCGAATGTGATGACCATTGGCCGTACCGACCTGCTCAATTCCCTAAAGCGGATCATGATTTACGCCAACCGCACCACGCACCAGATTCGGTTATCGCTCAAAACCAATTCGCTTACGATCTCGGCCGAAGACCTCGATTACTCCAACGAAGCCAACGAGAAGCTCCTCTGCGATTACGACGGAGATGCAATGGAAATTGGATTTAATGCCAAGCTGATGGCCGAAGTATTGAGCAACCTGAGCGCCAAAATGATTTCGCTCGAAATGTCGGCACCAAACCGCGCCGGTTTGCTTATCCCCGCCGATAAAGAAGAAAATGAAGACATCCTGATGCTGGTTATGCCAGTGATGTTGAATACATACGCTTAA
- a CDS encoding DUF2480 family protein: MEAEIVNRVANSGLVTLDLEEYYHPGERVVYDLNDNLYMGLILKEKDFRAFLKEHDWSQYAGKNVAITCTEDAIVPTWAYMLLTLQLQPVANTVVFGNLTDLDEKLYYDAIARINPNDYRDVRVVVKGCSKVPVPTAAYVEITRVLRPVVQSLLFGEPCSTVPLYKRPKG; this comes from the coding sequence ATGGAAGCCGAAATCGTTAATCGCGTTGCTAACAGCGGCCTTGTGACGCTTGATCTGGAAGAATACTATCATCCCGGCGAGCGGGTCGTTTATGATCTGAATGACAACCTGTATATGGGCCTGATTCTGAAAGAAAAGGACTTTCGGGCTTTTTTGAAAGAACACGACTGGAGCCAGTATGCCGGTAAAAATGTAGCCATCACCTGCACCGAAGACGCCATTGTGCCCACCTGGGCATACATGCTGTTGACGCTACAACTGCAACCCGTTGCCAATACAGTCGTTTTCGGAAATCTTACTGACCTGGACGAAAAACTCTATTACGACGCCATTGCCCGCATCAATCCGAACGACTATCGCGATGTCCGTGTAGTGGTGAAAGGATGTTCTAAAGTGCCGGTGCCCACGGCGGCCTATGTTGAAATTACGCGGGTGCTTCGGCCCGTTGTGCAAAGCCTGCTTTTTGGCGAACCATGCAGCACTGTGCCGCTGTACAAACGCCCGAAGGGGTAG
- a CDS encoding ABC transporter ATP-binding protein, which yields MQLEIKDLTKTYSNGVRALKGVNLTISQGMFGLLGPNGAGKSSLMRTIATLQEADSGSVRLTGVGSEDLDVLTQKDAVRRVLGYLPQEFGVYPRVTAETMLDHIATLKGIANSRERKAIVEGLLQKVNLYQVRKKNLGTYSGGMKQRFGIAQALIGNPRLIIVDEPTAGLDPAERNRFHNLLSEIGENTIVILSTHIVEDVTNLCSDMAIICLGEVVAAGNPNDLVTDLKGKIWQTFVGKSEIETYRKTHRVISTQLKGGKTRIHAYSDLPMAGFEPVSPDLEDVYFSKITEKMEVTTV from the coding sequence ATGCAGCTCGAAATTAAAGACCTTACCAAAACTTATTCTAACGGGGTGCGCGCGTTGAAGGGCGTTAACCTGACTATTTCACAAGGTATGTTCGGATTGCTTGGGCCAAATGGCGCAGGTAAATCGAGTCTGATGCGTACCATCGCTACGTTGCAGGAGGCCGATAGTGGGTCTGTTCGGTTAACTGGGGTAGGGAGCGAGGACTTAGATGTATTGACCCAAAAAGACGCTGTGCGCCGGGTATTGGGCTATTTGCCGCAGGAGTTTGGCGTGTACCCGCGCGTAACAGCCGAGACGATGCTCGATCATATTGCGACGCTCAAAGGAATTGCCAACAGCCGCGAACGCAAGGCCATTGTAGAAGGCTTGCTACAAAAGGTGAACCTGTATCAGGTGCGCAAGAAGAACCTCGGCACCTATTCGGGCGGTATGAAACAGCGATTTGGGATTGCCCAGGCCCTGATTGGTAATCCCCGGCTTATTATTGTCGATGAACCTACCGCTGGTCTGGACCCCGCCGAGCGAAATCGGTTTCATAATCTGTTGTCAGAAATAGGCGAGAATACGATTGTGATTCTGTCCACCCACATCGTGGAAGATGTTACGAATCTGTGCTCCGATATGGCGATCATCTGTCTTGGGGAGGTCGTAGCGGCAGGCAACCCCAATGATTTAGTGACCGATCTGAAAGGTAAAATCTGGCAGACATTCGTTGGGAAGTCGGAAATCGAAACCTATCGCAAAACGCATCGAGTAATATCGACTCAATTGAAAGGTGGGAAAACTAGAATCCACGCCTATAGCGACTTGCCTATGGCGGGTTTTGAACCCGTTTCACCCGATCTGGAGGATGTATACTTTTCGAAGATCACGGAGAAAATGGAAGTAACCACTGTGTGA
- a CDS encoding four helix bundle protein: MEKSKHFRELIVWQKAHQLVLSIYKLTKVFPKEELFALTSQLRRSAVSVPANISEGYRKRTIPDKAKFMNIAQGSLDETHYYLILAQDLDYGNTEELQANLEEVARLLTAYYNAIEAKR; the protein is encoded by the coding sequence ATGGAAAAGTCCAAGCACTTTCGTGAATTAATTGTCTGGCAAAAAGCGCATCAACTTGTGCTGTCGATTTATAAACTGACCAAAGTTTTTCCGAAGGAAGAATTATTTGCCCTTACGTCACAACTACGAAGAAGTGCTGTTTCTGTCCCGGCAAATATTTCTGAAGGGTATCGTAAACGAACGATTCCTGATAAGGCCAAATTCATGAATATCGCGCAGGGCTCGTTAGACGAAACGCACTATTACCTTATTCTTGCGCAGGATCTTGATTACGGCAACACAGAAGAACTTCAAGCTAATCTTGAGGAAGTTGCCCGACTTTTAACCGCTTATTATAACGCTATAGAAGCCAAACGATAA
- a CDS encoding ABC transporter permease/M1 family aminopeptidase, translating to MFFEIVKFEVAYRLKRPATYLYALILFLFTFLFVIYGSGPASEKTNINSPYAISQFVVVMTIFGMLIASAVMGVPVYRDIEHNTKNYFFTFPITERGYILGRYFGSFVVLLGIMAIGMLGIVIGSLLGPIFNLADNTERFGPIRFRDFAYPFLLFVVPNMFLVGSIFFSLVAFSRQVFATYAGSILLFIAYLLGSTLSQDLDNKQLVNLLDPFGTYAYDAATKYWSPVEQNVLLAPLEGDLLTNRLIWFAVALLVFFGTLFRFSFSRFLAVKLGKGQKDDVEAKGVPSLTSLPVTTPVFQASTYVRQMFRQARIEFGNIVRDPYFIAILLGAVLFLFLDGWFATETYGTPSLPTTYAMLEARNGTFFFFVLIVLIFYTGEVVHRDKVVHYDTIADALPVPDWMNYGAKLLSMIYICLLLCGLILLSGVLNQTVKGYFNYEFSLYFRDLLGIAFTQYFQLVMLAFFVHTMVNQKFVGHIVTLAVYIVIWAVPQFAEFNYKLAIPFSGGGVQISDMNGFGHYLAGIASFRLYWYAFGGLLLVLALWFWNRGADTSFKARWQLARQRMGRGSMALFVLFLLAFVSMGAWIYTNVSVKNHYYSADEQREMQATMEKTYHKYADVLQPKITSAKVNVDVYPDEFKAVATGAFLIVNKGDQPIDSLHLTIPVDNFNRKLTKLLVDGKAPDLVLNDTENGYYIYRLPRKLNPGDTARLDMGVLGQYVGFANSGNSRDVVGNGTFFNVGIFPGFGYNQEGELSSDKYRKKYGLPIKEWTTPAQNDPRGLRDFLFTDDADWVTFEGTISTTPDQTAIMPGELLKTWTKAGADGKPRKYFQYKLPGFSDYFFSMCSAKYGVKRDKWTGTNGQAVALEVYHHPGHDKNLDRFIASMKASLSYYTKNYASYPYPVLRVLEFPRYAAFAQSFPTTVPYSEEFGWVGDFHDPNKTDYAFYVTAHEVAHQWWGHQIMPSRTRGSNQISETMAEYSALMILKQRYGADAMPKFLKYSLDQYLRGRSNEDKFEANMLDNDTRAYVWYQKGSMLMYALQDYIGEDRVNKAMNDYMKAARFRQKAPFTTSLEWYSFLKAATPDSLKPWLVDNFEKLTLYDNRITKAEAKAMGKGTYRVTLHVRSTTEYYDKAGKELSKGKAPVIVDIAVLTDDGKNKDGLTTKVPLLLQKRSLTPGEHVIEVTVKGKPVKAGIDPYNKLIDRVSDDNLVKVDMP from the coding sequence ATGTTCTTCGAAATAGTCAAGTTTGAGGTGGCCTATCGGTTGAAGCGACCCGCTACCTATCTCTATGCCCTGATTCTATTTCTCTTTACGTTTCTCTTTGTCATTTACGGCAGTGGACCCGCGTCGGAGAAAACAAACATAAACTCGCCTTACGCTATCAGCCAGTTTGTGGTCGTTATGACCATCTTTGGCATGCTGATTGCGTCGGCGGTGATGGGTGTACCGGTTTACCGCGACATTGAACACAATACAAAAAACTACTTTTTTACCTTCCCGATTACTGAGCGGGGATACATACTGGGTCGATATTTCGGTTCTTTCGTTGTGCTGCTGGGCATTATGGCCATAGGTATGCTGGGTATTGTGATTGGCTCCCTGTTGGGACCGATCTTCAATCTGGCTGACAATACCGAACGCTTTGGCCCTATCCGTTTTCGCGATTTTGCCTATCCGTTTCTGCTGTTTGTGGTGCCGAATATGTTTCTGGTGGGCAGCATTTTCTTTAGCCTGGTCGCTTTTTCGCGGCAGGTTTTTGCGACCTATGCGGGTAGTATTCTGCTTTTTATTGCCTATCTGCTTGGCTCGACACTTTCGCAGGATCTGGATAACAAACAGCTTGTTAACCTTCTCGATCCCTTCGGTACTTATGCCTACGATGCGGCTACCAAATACTGGTCGCCGGTGGAGCAAAATGTGCTATTGGCCCCGTTAGAGGGCGATTTACTGACTAATCGGCTCATCTGGTTTGCGGTTGCCCTGCTTGTCTTTTTCGGAACACTTTTTCGGTTTAGCTTCTCCCGCTTTCTGGCCGTTAAACTGGGTAAAGGGCAGAAAGACGATGTGGAGGCTAAAGGCGTTCCCTCGCTAACAAGTCTGCCGGTAACAACGCCTGTTTTTCAGGCGAGTACGTACGTTCGGCAGATGTTCCGGCAGGCACGAATTGAGTTTGGCAACATCGTTCGCGACCCATACTTCATTGCCATTTTGCTCGGTGCTGTATTGTTTTTATTCTTGGATGGCTGGTTCGCTACAGAAACCTACGGAACGCCATCATTGCCAACAACCTATGCCATGCTCGAAGCCCGCAATGGCACATTCTTTTTCTTCGTACTCATCGTCCTGATTTTCTACACGGGCGAAGTCGTTCACCGCGATAAGGTTGTTCATTACGATACCATTGCCGATGCCTTGCCCGTGCCCGACTGGATGAACTACGGAGCCAAACTGCTATCGATGATCTACATCTGCCTGTTACTCTGTGGACTTATTCTGTTATCGGGCGTATTGAATCAGACGGTAAAAGGCTATTTCAACTACGAATTCTCGCTCTACTTCCGCGACTTGCTGGGCATCGCCTTCACGCAGTATTTCCAGTTGGTGATGCTGGCGTTCTTCGTCCATACAATGGTCAACCAGAAGTTTGTGGGGCACATCGTCACACTGGCGGTCTACATTGTTATCTGGGCGGTGCCACAATTTGCTGAGTTTAATTATAAACTGGCAATACCCTTTTCGGGGGGAGGTGTGCAGATATCGGACATGAACGGCTTTGGGCATTATCTGGCTGGTATTGCGTCGTTCCGGCTGTACTGGTATGCCTTTGGCGGTCTGTTGCTGGTACTGGCGCTGTGGTTCTGGAACCGGGGTGCCGACACGAGTTTCAAAGCCCGCTGGCAACTGGCGCGCCAACGGATGGGCCGCGGATCAATGGCGTTGTTTGTACTGTTCCTGCTGGCGTTTGTGAGTATGGGAGCCTGGATTTATACAAATGTCAGCGTCAAAAATCACTACTACTCGGCCGATGAGCAGCGGGAAATGCAGGCAACGATGGAAAAGACATATCACAAATATGCCGACGTGCTTCAACCCAAAATTACCAGCGCAAAGGTAAACGTGGATGTATATCCCGATGAATTTAAAGCCGTTGCGACTGGCGCGTTCCTGATCGTTAACAAGGGCGATCAGCCCATTGATTCACTCCACTTGACCATCCCGGTTGATAATTTTAACCGGAAACTAACCAAGCTACTGGTCGATGGGAAAGCCCCTGATCTGGTTCTGAACGATACCGAAAATGGCTACTACATTTACCGCTTGCCCAGGAAATTGAATCCGGGCGACACGGCCCGCCTGGATATGGGTGTACTGGGGCAATACGTTGGTTTTGCCAACAGTGGCAACAGTCGCGATGTGGTGGGCAATGGCACATTTTTCAACGTGGGTATCTTTCCCGGCTTTGGCTATAATCAGGAAGGGGAACTAAGCAGTGATAAATACCGGAAAAAGTATGGCTTGCCAATAAAAGAATGGACTACACCGGCTCAGAATGACCCCCGTGGACTGCGTGATTTTCTGTTCACCGACGATGCCGACTGGGTCACCTTCGAGGGTACGATTTCGACCACACCCGACCAAACGGCGATCATGCCCGGCGAGTTGCTGAAAACCTGGACGAAGGCTGGTGCCGACGGTAAACCGCGCAAATACTTCCAATATAAACTACCCGGTTTCTCCGACTACTTCTTTAGCATGTGTTCGGCCAAATACGGTGTCAAGCGCGACAAATGGACGGGTACTAATGGGCAGGCGGTTGCCCTGGAGGTGTACCACCATCCCGGCCATGACAAAAACCTCGACCGGTTTATTGCCAGTATGAAAGCATCGCTATCGTATTACACCAAAAACTACGCGTCCTATCCGTACCCGGTGCTGCGGGTGCTGGAATTTCCCCGCTATGCGGCTTTTGCACAGTCATTTCCAACCACGGTGCCCTATTCGGAGGAGTTTGGCTGGGTGGGCGACTTCCATGATCCGAACAAAACCGACTATGCCTTTTACGTAACCGCTCACGAAGTGGCGCACCAGTGGTGGGGGCACCAGATCATGCCCAGCCGAACGAGGGGATCGAACCAGATTTCGGAGACAATGGCAGAATATTCGGCACTGATGATTCTCAAGCAACGGTACGGTGCCGACGCCATGCCGAAGTTTTTGAAATATAGTCTTGATCAGTATCTGAGGGGGCGGTCCAATGAGGACAAATTCGAGGCCAATATGCTCGATAACGACACCCGTGCCTACGTCTGGTACCAGAAAGGGTCGATGCTGATGTATGCCTTGCAGGATTACATTGGTGAGGATCGGGTCAACAAAGCCATGAACGACTACATGAAAGCGGCTCGTTTCCGGCAGAAAGCCCCTTTTACCACCTCGCTCGAATGGTACAGTTTCCTGAAAGCCGCCACTCCTGATTCCCTCAAACCCTGGCTGGTGGACAATTTCGAGAAACTCACCCTCTACGACAACCGCATCACCAAAGCCGAAGCGAAAGCGATGGGTAAGGGGACATATCGGGTTACGTTGCACGTTCGAAGCACAACCGAGTATTATGATAAAGCCGGTAAAGAGCTTTCCAAGGGTAAAGCTCCCGTTATTGTCGATATTGCTGTGTTGACCGACGATGGTAAAAACAAAGACGGCCTGACGACTAAAGTGCCGCTCTTACTTCAGAAACGCAGCCTGACGCCGGGCGAACATGTGATAGAGGTAACGGTGAAAGGCAAACCTGTAAAAGCCGGTATCGACCCTTATAATAAACTCATCGACCGAGTTTCTGATGACAATCTGGTGAAAGTAGATATGCCGTAG
- a CDS encoding c-type cytochrome yields MKKHLRKICGVVCSLVITIIALPALTPPDYWRPPADSRIPAGAQGQQIRYGRELIAHTAKYLGPKGSVKRLSNGMNCQNCHLDAGTKVLGNNYSAVFSTYPKFRERSGSVETIAKRVSDCFERSLAGKAPDSTSREMKAIVAYIQWLGTDVPQGQRPNGVGLVKLAYLDRAADSTKGQVVYVAKCQVCHGKNGEGTKVAGASEYVYPPMWGPHSYNDGAGLYRLSGFAGYVKNNMPFGATYASPQLTDEEAWDVAAFVNAMPRPHKDQEKDWPNLASKPVDFPLGPYADGFSERQHKLGPYQPIADARKVK; encoded by the coding sequence ATGAAGAAGCATTTACGTAAGATTTGTGGGGTAGTTTGTTCCCTAGTAATCACGATCATCGCTCTGCCCGCCTTAACGCCCCCCGATTACTGGCGTCCACCCGCCGATAGTCGGATTCCCGCCGGTGCGCAGGGGCAGCAAATTCGGTATGGACGGGAGTTGATTGCCCATACGGCAAAGTACCTTGGCCCTAAAGGGTCGGTTAAGCGGTTGTCAAATGGCATGAATTGCCAGAACTGCCACCTCGACGCAGGCACGAAAGTGCTGGGCAATAATTATTCAGCCGTGTTCTCGACTTACCCAAAATTCCGGGAACGTTCGGGCTCGGTCGAAACGATTGCAAAGCGCGTATCGGATTGTTTCGAGCGCAGTTTAGCTGGCAAAGCACCGGATAGCACTAGTCGGGAAATGAAGGCTATCGTTGCTTACATTCAATGGCTCGGTACCGATGTACCCCAGGGGCAGCGGCCTAATGGCGTGGGACTTGTCAAGCTCGCTTACCTGGATCGAGCCGCCGACTCTACAAAAGGGCAAGTGGTTTATGTGGCTAAATGCCAGGTTTGCCACGGCAAAAATGGTGAAGGAACCAAAGTGGCAGGTGCTTCGGAATACGTATATCCGCCCATGTGGGGACCGCACAGCTACAACGACGGAGCCGGACTTTATAGACTGTCAGGATTTGCGGGCTATGTAAAAAACAACATGCCTTTTGGTGCGACATATGCCAGTCCGCAGCTAACCGACGAAGAAGCCTGGGACGTAGCGGCTTTCGTAAATGCCATGCCCCGGCCCCATAAGGATCAGGAGAAAGACTGGCCCAATCTGGCCAGCAAGCCTGTTGACTTCCCACTTGGCCCCTATGCCGATGGATTCAGCGAGCGGCAACATAAACTTGGTCCGTATCAGCCCATTGCTGATGCGCGAAAAGTAAAGTAG
- a CDS encoding DsrE family protein — protein sequence MKTIKHLLILAFLSAIAPAMAQTSESGFHGAEATKSRYRAVYQLNTGDTAVIHHALANIQNSLNDPRLKGKLDIELVVYSGAFVAYQKGKAYFEKELQSLQKQGVILAMCENTMKMRKLSRDEMYPFVSYVPTANGELIIRQQDGWAIIRP from the coding sequence ATGAAGACCATCAAGCATTTACTCATTCTTGCATTTCTATCTGCTATTGCACCGGCTATGGCCCAAACAAGTGAGTCTGGCTTTCATGGGGCAGAAGCGACCAAATCCCGATACCGCGCCGTTTATCAGCTCAATACGGGCGATACAGCTGTTATCCATCATGCACTGGCCAACATTCAGAACTCCTTGAACGACCCCCGTTTGAAGGGCAAACTTGATATTGAACTAGTGGTCTATAGCGGTGCTTTTGTCGCCTATCAAAAAGGCAAAGCTTATTTTGAGAAGGAGTTGCAAAGTCTTCAAAAACAGGGGGTTATTCTGGCTATGTGTGAAAACACGATGAAGATGCGGAAACTTAGCCGTGATGAGATGTACCCGTTCGTCAGCTACGTCCCTACCGCCAACGGCGAACTCATCATTCGCCAACAGGACGGCTGGGCGATCATTCGTCCGTAA
- a CDS encoding LysR family transcriptional regulator — MLDFRLNVFYTVAKRLSFTKAAAELYVTQPAVTKHIQELEHQFGTALFDRRGNQISLTVAGNVLLRHAETIMTVYRQLEFDMNALKGESGGTLRVGASTTVAQYVIPPVLARFREQSADVNISLLNGNTEQVEQQLLNNDIDLGLVEGRTHHSDIRYTSFVKDELVLICRADHPLADRDEITLDELKTVPIVLRERGSGSLEVIEHALRGVGLKLTDLTIDMHLGSTESIKSYLGSSRCMAFVSVFAVQHELQAGSLKVLDVQGLSIQRDFYSIQLQGVSEGLADTFMRFARQHYKRG; from the coding sequence ATGCTCGACTTTCGTCTCAACGTTTTTTACACCGTTGCCAAACGGCTTAGTTTTACCAAAGCTGCCGCTGAGTTATATGTGACCCAACCTGCCGTAACAAAACATATTCAGGAACTTGAACACCAGTTTGGTACGGCTCTCTTCGACCGGCGGGGCAATCAGATTAGCCTGACCGTTGCGGGTAATGTGCTGCTTCGGCACGCCGAAACCATCATGACGGTTTACCGCCAGCTGGAGTTTGATATGAACGCCCTCAAAGGCGAATCGGGGGGAACATTGCGGGTGGGGGCCAGCACAACCGTAGCGCAGTATGTGATTCCGCCGGTGCTGGCTCGCTTTCGGGAGCAATCGGCCGACGTGAACATCTCATTGCTGAATGGCAATACGGAGCAGGTAGAGCAGCAATTGCTCAATAATGATATTGATCTGGGGCTGGTCGAAGGTCGCACCCACCACAGCGACATTCGGTACACATCCTTCGTGAAAGATGAACTCGTACTCATCTGCCGCGCCGATCACCCACTTGCCGACCGGGACGAGATTACACTCGATGAACTTAAAACGGTGCCTATCGTACTCCGTGAGCGCGGTTCCGGCTCGCTCGAAGTGATCGAACATGCGCTTCGGGGTGTGGGATTGAAACTCACCGATTTGACAATCGACATGCATTTGGGAAGCACCGAAAGTATAAAGTCATACCTTGGTAGTTCACGCTGCATGGCGTTTGTGTCGGTCTTTGCCGTACAACATGAGCTTCAGGCGGGTAGCCTAAAAGTCCTTGACGTTCAGGGACTTTCTATTCAGCGAGATTTCTATTCTATTCAGCTACAGGGTGTAAGTGAAGGTCTGGCCGATACCTTTATGCGCTTTGCCCGCCAGCATTATAAGCGAGGGTAG
- a CDS encoding DUF6044 family protein: MPARSATTTTEKTYLLIAVGLLLLYVFPYVWLGEGAHLTIHDNLDSDFLYLYLLKITNTAFDFDLNTIIPNMMSSGPGAATSFSGIPRSAFRTGLNFEVLSFYLLPPYKAQVVNFIAVHSIGFLGMYLLLKKHILPESGWAFTRVAISFLFALVPCYIVHGASVTGQPLILFAFLNLLNRQGRGSDWLIIILFPFYSFFVWSGLFICIALGILGLVRMRQLRQMNWDYITGLLLLSLVYVGSEWELIYGFFNQTYISHRIEFDYSKLRSTRLDNTWYRIRDLFLWPMFNTGAFLTRGILAVTGAGIYLAWQKKDFRALKWLIGLPMLAGVICLIHGVYHYLVIWLGDSSMGLNFRVFQFDRFYFLLPALWFILFAMALRQFKANGGWNRFFLTGLFVTMIVANKEWRINIGKMTGYVTEAQQPSFRAFFAEKQFTQIRNYIAKPPSEYRVICLGMHPSVAQFNGFYTLDSYQNNYPLPYKHAFRKIIAAELAKGTKQMRTYYDAYGCRIYLYSAELGMNYLFGKTQHPVLNHLQLDTDAFSSLGGQYMLSAVPIGNAAQNRLHLESIFTNSESYWKVWLYKLE, from the coding sequence ATGCCAGCTCGTTCAGCCACCACAACGACCGAAAAAACCTATCTCCTCATAGCCGTTGGCTTGTTACTGCTGTACGTTTTTCCATACGTCTGGCTGGGCGAAGGTGCCCACCTAACGATCCACGACAACTTGGACAGCGATTTTTTATACCTCTATCTGCTTAAGATTACGAATACCGCGTTCGATTTCGATCTGAACACCATTATCCCGAATATGATGAGCAGTGGGCCGGGAGCCGCTACCTCATTTAGCGGCATTCCACGCTCGGCCTTCCGAACAGGGTTGAATTTTGAAGTCCTGTCATTCTATTTATTGCCGCCTTACAAAGCGCAGGTCGTCAACTTCATAGCGGTGCATAGCATTGGTTTTTTGGGTATGTATTTGCTATTGAAAAAGCACATACTGCCCGAATCAGGCTGGGCATTTACGCGGGTAGCGATCTCATTTTTGTTTGCGCTGGTGCCTTGTTATATTGTTCATGGCGCATCGGTTACGGGGCAGCCTCTTATCCTGTTCGCCTTTTTGAACCTGCTGAACCGCCAGGGTCGCGGGAGTGATTGGCTCATCATAATCCTGTTTCCCTTTTACTCTTTCTTCGTATGGTCCGGCCTATTTATCTGCATTGCGCTGGGTATTCTTGGGCTTGTGCGAATGCGGCAACTCCGGCAAATGAACTGGGACTATATAACTGGCTTGCTCCTCCTCTCGCTGGTGTATGTAGGCAGCGAATGGGAATTGATTTATGGATTCTTTAACCAGACGTATATTTCCCATCGGATCGAATTCGACTACAGCAAACTGCGTTCTACGCGTCTTGACAACACTTGGTATCGAATCAGGGATCTGTTCCTGTGGCCGATGTTCAATACGGGAGCTTTTTTAACCCGGGGCATTCTGGCCGTTACCGGGGCAGGCATCTATCTGGCCTGGCAGAAAAAGGATTTTCGCGCCCTGAAGTGGCTCATCGGCTTACCAATGCTGGCCGGTGTCATTTGCCTGATTCATGGCGTTTACCACTATCTGGTCATATGGCTCGGCGACAGTTCAATGGGGCTAAACTTTCGCGTATTTCAATTCGACCGTTTCTATTTCCTTCTCCCCGCGCTTTGGTTTATTCTATTTGCGATGGCGCTGCGGCAGTTTAAGGCAAATGGGGGCTGGAATCGCTTCTTTCTGACGGGTTTGTTTGTAACCATGATCGTTGCCAATAAGGAATGGCGTATTAACATTGGCAAAATGACAGGCTACGTCACAGAAGCGCAACAACCCTCCTTCCGGGCTTTTTTTGCGGAAAAGCAGTTCACTCAAATTCGCAATTACATTGCAAAACCGCCATCCGAATACCGGGTCATTTGTCTGGGTATGCACCCGTCGGTAGCACAGTTCAATGGGTTTTATACGCTGGATAGCTACCAGAATAATTACCCGCTCCCCTACAAACACGCCTTCCGAAAAATCATAGCGGCCGAACTGGCAAAAGGTACAAAACAGATGCGTACATATTACGACGCTTATGGCTGCCGGATTTACCTCTACAGCGCCGAGTTAGGGATGAATTATCTGTTCGGAAAAACACAGCATCCAGTTCTAAATCACCTGCAACTTGATACCGATGCCTTTTCGTCGCTGGGTGGCCAATATATGCTTTCGGCGGTGCCGATTGGCAATGCTGCCCAGAACCGACTTCATCTGGAAAGCATATTCACCAATTCGGAGAGCTATTGGAAAGTGTGGCTGTATAAACTAGAGTAA